A genomic stretch from Nocardia wallacei includes:
- the lipB gene encoding lipoyl(octanoyl) transferase LipB, protein MRSRPLTLVRDELVDYDKAMERMAEMVEQRQRDERPDTLWLLSHPPVYTIGRRTPVEHLPDPARHIPVVETTRGGQLTYHGPGQLVGYLIVRLHADEGVVDYIREVEHRLVAALGDLGVEAERRDTPPGAELLTGVWTVATGRKIVSIGMRQSRGVTSHGFALNVDGDLEPWRWAVACGLPDVDMTSVARETGAATMDQVRPVVAAAFEAA, encoded by the coding sequence ATGAGGTCTAGGCCGTTGACTCTGGTTCGGGATGAGCTCGTCGATTACGACAAAGCGATGGAGCGCATGGCGGAGATGGTCGAGCAGCGGCAGCGTGACGAACGTCCCGACACGCTCTGGTTGCTCAGCCATCCGCCGGTGTACACCATCGGCCGCCGCACGCCGGTCGAGCATCTGCCCGATCCGGCGCGCCACATCCCCGTGGTCGAGACCACCCGTGGCGGGCAGCTGACCTATCACGGTCCCGGGCAGCTGGTCGGGTACCTGATCGTCCGGCTGCACGCCGACGAGGGCGTGGTCGACTACATCCGCGAGGTCGAGCACCGGCTGGTCGCCGCGCTCGGCGACCTGGGCGTCGAGGCGGAACGACGCGACACCCCGCCCGGGGCCGAACTGCTCACCGGCGTCTGGACGGTGGCGACGGGCCGCAAGATCGTCTCCATCGGCATGCGGCAGAGTCGCGGTGTGACCAGTCACGGCTTCGCGCTGAACGTGGACGGCGATCTGGAGCCCTGGCGCTGGGCCGTCGCCTGCGGCCTGCCGGACGTCGACATGACCTCCGTCGCCCGCGAAACCGGTGCGGCCACAATGGATCAGGTCCGCCCGGTGGTGGCGGCCGCCTTCGAGGCCGCCTGA
- a CDS encoding SAM-dependent methyltransferase, with protein sequence MSQPSAYPSVVPVGVDTSRASAARVYDAALNGKDNFEVDREVLAQVRTVAPQVNDLAWANRDFLIRVCRFLSGHAGIDQYLDLGSGLPTAENTHQAVQRVLPTARVVYVDNDPMVLTHARALLDGNPDTSVVGADIFRPLEVLGNRVVRSELDFDRPVALFQIGTLHHYLADDGAALMQTYIDALPSGSFVAIAHFCNPETPEHGELAKRMEDKFVHSPLGSGRFRTPGEIRAFFGDLEMIEPGLVLCDEWWPDGPRLEPLSPPRHCIMGGVGRKR encoded by the coding sequence ATGTCCCAGCCTTCCGCCTACCCCAGCGTCGTGCCGGTCGGTGTCGACACCAGCAGAGCCAGCGCCGCGCGCGTCTACGACGCCGCGCTCAACGGCAAGGACAACTTCGAGGTGGACCGCGAGGTGCTCGCGCAGGTCCGCACGGTGGCCCCGCAGGTCAACGATTTGGCTTGGGCCAACCGGGATTTCCTCATCCGCGTCTGCCGTTTCCTGTCCGGGCACGCGGGCATCGATCAGTACCTGGATCTGGGTTCGGGTCTGCCGACGGCGGAGAACACCCACCAGGCGGTGCAGCGGGTGCTGCCCACGGCCCGCGTGGTCTACGTGGACAACGATCCGATGGTGCTGACGCACGCGCGGGCGCTACTGGACGGCAATCCGGACACCAGCGTCGTGGGCGCCGACATCTTCCGCCCGCTGGAGGTGCTCGGGAACCGGGTGGTCCGCAGCGAACTGGATTTCGACCGCCCGGTGGCGCTGTTCCAGATCGGCACGCTGCACCACTATCTGGCGGACGACGGCGCCGCGCTGATGCAGACCTACATCGACGCCCTGCCGTCCGGTTCCTTTGTCGCCATTGCCCATTTCTGCAATCCGGAGACACCCGAACACGGCGAACTGGCCAAGCGGATGGAGGACAAATTCGTGCACAGCCCGCTCGGCAGTGGGCGCTTCCGCACGCCGGGGGAGATCCGGGCGTTCTTCGGCGATCTGGAGATGATCGAGCCGGGCCTGGTGCTGTGCGACGAGTGGTGGCCGGACGGCCCCCGCTTGGAGCCGCTGTCGCCGCCGCGGCACTGCATCATGGGCGGTGTCGGCCGCAAGCGGTAG
- a CDS encoding DoxX family protein, giving the protein MTVAYYIVTVLAALWIGFSSFSLLTRKQFVVDPLIGYGVPRSWWNWLGVAKGAGALGLIVGLFIPVVGIAAAVALILYFTGAVITTLRAHSYRTTPFPVLYLIPAAAALALQLAA; this is encoded by the coding sequence ATGACCGTCGCCTACTACATCGTCACTGTCCTGGCCGCCCTGTGGATCGGCTTCTCGTCGTTCTCGCTGCTTACGCGGAAGCAGTTCGTGGTCGACCCGCTGATCGGGTACGGCGTGCCGCGTTCGTGGTGGAACTGGCTGGGCGTCGCCAAGGGCGCGGGGGCTCTGGGCCTGATCGTGGGCCTGTTCATCCCGGTCGTCGGAATCGCCGCCGCAGTAGCCCTGATCCTCTACTTCACCGGCGCCGTCATCACCACCCTGCGCGCCCACTCGTACAGGACCACACCCTTCCCCGTCCTGTACCTGATCCCCGCCGCAGCCGCCCTCGCCCTCCAGCTGGCCGCCTGA
- a CDS encoding mycothiol transferase produces the protein MTSADVLTDAYERIREVVHEAADGLDERALTHRVDPAANTIAWLIWHLARVQDDHVADAAQVEQVWTAQGWYDRFALPIGKGATGYGDSAADVARVRAPAELLTGYYDAVHEQTLRYVRGLTDADLARVVDTDWDPPVTLGVRLVSVISDDLQHAGQAAFLRGVIERTS, from the coding sequence ATGACGAGTGCGGATGTGCTGACCGATGCCTACGAGCGAATTCGCGAGGTGGTGCACGAAGCGGCCGACGGCCTGGACGAGCGGGCTCTGACCCACCGGGTCGACCCCGCGGCGAACACCATCGCCTGGCTGATCTGGCACCTGGCCCGAGTCCAGGACGACCATGTCGCCGACGCCGCGCAGGTGGAGCAGGTGTGGACCGCCCAGGGCTGGTACGACCGGTTCGCGTTGCCGATCGGCAAGGGCGCCACCGGTTACGGCGACAGCGCCGCCGACGTGGCCCGCGTGCGCGCCCCGGCCGAACTGCTGACCGGCTACTACGACGCCGTCCACGAGCAGACCCTGCGCTACGTCCGCGGGCTCACCGACGCCGACCTGGCCCGCGTGGTCGACACCGACTGGGACCCACCGGTCACCCTCGGCGTGCGACTGGTGAGCGTGATCTCCGACGACCTACAGCACGCCGGTCAGGCCGCGTTCCTGCGGGGCGTCATCGAGCGGACGAGCTAG
- a CDS encoding DUF885 domain-containing protein, whose translation MSETFVQRAERIVDAVLRVDPATAAFAGDHRVDDRLPDWAPEAVRAQTAMLRDASHALAEVDELELPPEDRVDHALLHQDVDSRLFALTESREHEWNPLRHNPGPLLHALLARPFAPAPERLELLAARLAALPDALATARGVLRECPRIHVETAIGQFGGVAALIREQAPRLAAQAPGADIGAESAAAIAALEEFTGWLADQRDRSTRDPRLGRRLWEAKLWHTLDTELSAAELLDRARRHLDLVTAEIRDAAGELLGIAAPDDDTVRAALARLAAEHPDDSTVVEVALAALAEAESFVTAHDLVTTVDDTLVVQEMPEFARGVAVAYCDPVGPLETSDLPTFFAIAPAPPDWPAERVTSFYREYNNHMLRNLTVHEAVPGHFVQLAHARRFRSATAVRAMCASGTFIEGWAVYAERLMSERGFGGVPVRLQRLKSLLRTTINAILDQGVHCDGLDEAEAMDLMVRRGFQEEGEAAGKWRRAQLSSTQLSTYFVGYTEMSAIAAARPAAVSVRGWHDAMLAHGSPSPRHLRTLLGMTEP comes from the coding sequence ATGTCGGAGACCTTCGTACAGCGGGCCGAACGCATCGTGGACGCGGTGCTGCGAGTGGATCCGGCGACGGCGGCGTTCGCGGGCGACCACCGGGTCGACGACCGGCTGCCGGACTGGGCACCGGAGGCGGTGCGGGCGCAGACGGCGATGCTGCGGGACGCGTCGCACGCGTTGGCCGAGGTTGACGAGCTGGAGCTGCCGCCGGAGGACCGCGTCGACCACGCGCTGCTGCACCAGGATGTCGACAGTCGGCTGTTCGCGCTCACCGAGTCGCGCGAACACGAATGGAACCCGTTGCGGCACAACCCCGGCCCGCTGCTGCACGCACTGCTGGCGCGCCCGTTCGCACCGGCCCCGGAGCGCCTGGAACTGCTCGCCGCCCGCCTGGCCGCGCTGCCCGACGCGCTCGCCACCGCGCGCGGCGTGCTGCGTGAATGCCCGCGTATCCACGTCGAGACCGCCATCGGACAGTTCGGCGGCGTCGCCGCGCTGATCCGCGAGCAGGCGCCCCGACTGGCCGCGCAGGCGCCCGGCGCGGACATCGGCGCGGAGAGCGCGGCGGCGATCGCGGCACTCGAGGAATTCACCGGATGGCTGGCCGACCAGCGCGATCGTTCCACCCGCGACCCCCGGCTGGGCCGGCGGTTGTGGGAGGCGAAGCTGTGGCACACCCTCGACACCGAACTGAGCGCCGCCGAACTGCTCGACCGCGCCCGGCGCCACCTGGACCTGGTCACCGCCGAAATACGCGACGCCGCAGGTGAATTGCTCGGCATCGCCGCACCGGACGACGACACCGTTCGCGCGGCGCTGGCCCGGCTCGCGGCCGAACACCCGGACGACAGCACGGTTGTCGAGGTCGCGCTGGCCGCGCTGGCCGAGGCCGAATCCTTCGTCACCGCACACGATCTGGTGACGACGGTGGACGACACCCTGGTCGTACAGGAGATGCCGGAATTCGCCCGGGGCGTGGCCGTCGCCTACTGCGATCCGGTCGGCCCGCTCGAAACCAGCGATCTGCCAACCTTTTTCGCGATCGCCCCCGCACCGCCCGACTGGCCGGCGGAGCGTGTCACCTCGTTCTACCGCGAATACAACAACCACATGCTGCGCAACCTCACCGTGCACGAGGCCGTGCCGGGACACTTCGTGCAGCTGGCCCACGCCCGCCGGTTCCGCAGCGCGACCGCGGTGCGGGCGATGTGTGCCAGCGGCACCTTCATCGAGGGTTGGGCCGTGTACGCCGAGCGACTGATGTCCGAGCGCGGCTTCGGCGGCGTGCCGGTGCGGCTGCAGCGGCTGAAGTCGCTGCTGCGCACGACCATCAACGCCATCCTCGATCAAGGGGTGCACTGCGACGGCCTGGACGAGGCCGAGGCGATGGACCTGATGGTCCGCCGCGGCTTCCAGGAGGAGGGCGAGGCGGCCGGCAAGTGGCGGCGCGCCCAGCTCAGTTCCACGCAGCTGTCGACCTACTTCGTCGGCTACACCGAGATGTCCGCCATCGCCGCCGCCCGGCCCGCCGCGGTGTCGGTGCGCGGCTGGCACGATGCCATGCTCGCGCACGGTTCTCCGTCGCCCCGCCACCTACGGACGCTGCTCGGCATGACCGAGCCCTGA
- a CDS encoding DUF475 domain-containing protein — MFVRVFALSFIVTVVSLVVALIYGGPEALLLAAILGVLEVSLSFDNAVVNASVLQRLSAFWQRIFLTVGVLIAVFGMRLLFPLVIVAITAHLDPVKAFELALNPPPDGAAYFSDGRPSYETLLNEANPKIAAFGGMFLLMLFLDFITSEREITWLTWVEQPLARLGRFPMFSTVVSLLVLVGIAGFTAPDDRADVVMVAGALGMVTYILVNGLSEALDNEHEELERTGPGPIVVATGKAAFFVFLYLEVLDASFSFDGVIGAFAITADPIIIALGLGLIGSMFVRSITVYLVRQGTLSEYVHLEHGAHWAIGALAVVLLYSTGHHLNEVVTGMVGVTIIAAAFVTSVVHNRRRRTTDDDSPTEPSLTAASSSAR; from the coding sequence ATGTTCGTGCGTGTGTTCGCCCTGTCATTCATCGTCACAGTGGTGTCGCTGGTGGTCGCGCTGATCTACGGCGGGCCGGAGGCGTTGCTCCTGGCGGCCATCCTCGGTGTTCTCGAGGTGTCGCTGTCCTTCGACAACGCCGTAGTCAACGCCAGTGTCCTGCAACGCCTCAGCGCGTTCTGGCAACGGATCTTCCTGACCGTCGGCGTGCTCATCGCGGTGTTCGGCATGCGATTGCTGTTCCCGCTGGTCATCGTCGCCATCACCGCACACCTCGATCCGGTGAAGGCGTTCGAGCTGGCCCTGAACCCGCCGCCGGACGGCGCGGCCTACTTCTCCGACGGCCGGCCGAGCTACGAGACGCTGCTCAACGAGGCCAATCCGAAGATCGCCGCGTTCGGCGGGATGTTCCTGCTGATGCTGTTCCTGGACTTCATCACCAGCGAGCGCGAGATCACCTGGCTCACCTGGGTGGAACAGCCGCTGGCGCGGCTGGGCCGGTTCCCGATGTTCTCGACCGTCGTGTCGCTGCTGGTGCTCGTCGGCATCGCGGGCTTCACCGCGCCCGACGACCGCGCCGACGTCGTGATGGTCGCGGGCGCGCTGGGCATGGTCACCTACATCCTCGTCAACGGCCTGAGCGAGGCGCTGGACAACGAGCACGAGGAACTGGAACGCACCGGGCCCGGCCCGATCGTCGTCGCCACCGGCAAGGCGGCCTTCTTCGTCTTCCTCTATCTGGAGGTGCTGGACGCGTCGTTCTCCTTCGACGGCGTCATCGGCGCGTTCGCCATCACCGCCGACCCGATCATCATCGCCCTGGGACTGGGCCTGATCGGCTCGATGTTCGTGCGCTCGATCACCGTGTACCTGGTGCGGCAGGGCACCCTGTCGGAGTACGTGCACCTGGAACACGGTGCGCACTGGGCCATCGGCGCGCTCGCCGTCGTGCTGCTGTACTCCACCGGACACCACCTGAACGAAGTGGTCACCGGCATGGTCGGGGTCACGATCATCGCGGCGGCGTTCGTCACCAGCGTCGTCCACAACCGCCGCCGCCGGACCACCGACGACGACTCGCCGACGGAGCCCAGCCTGACGGCGGCTAGCTCGTCCGCTCGATGA
- a CDS encoding transglycosylase SLT domain-containing protein, producing MPQPRSRTMRWVGRIAVAALLTGALTVCAAVAAADDGISLSPRAPACAAVGDPHAPVPAAEVAESIAAAAARPATTAAGAPGPDICAGRTPAGSSVTDLIGMGLGVVLPAFRLAPKTMARFIVPPHQFPAFDNIITRESGWNTFAINPESGAYGLGQALPAHKMSTHGPDWCCNPVTQIRWTYDYMNQRYGGPDGAWAFWQSHGWY from the coding sequence ATGCCGCAACCGAGATCGCGCACGATGCGCTGGGTCGGACGGATCGCCGTCGCCGCGTTGCTGACCGGTGCACTGACGGTGTGCGCCGCCGTTGCCGCAGCCGACGACGGAATCTCCCTCTCGCCCCGCGCACCGGCCTGTGCCGCCGTCGGCGATCCACACGCCCCGGTGCCCGCGGCCGAGGTGGCGGAAAGTATCGCCGCCGCGGCCGCACGGCCCGCCACCACGGCCGCCGGCGCGCCCGGTCCGGACATCTGCGCCGGACGCACCCCGGCGGGATCGTCGGTCACCGACCTGATCGGCATGGGTCTGGGCGTGGTGCTCCCGGCCTTCCGCCTCGCCCCGAAGACCATGGCCCGCTTCATCGTCCCGCCGCACCAGTTCCCGGCGTTCGACAACATCATCACGAGGGAGAGCGGCTGGAACACCTTCGCGATCAACCCGGAGTCGGGCGCCTACGGCCTGGGTCAGGCGCTGCCGGCGCACAAGATGAGCACCCACGGCCCGGACTGGTGCTGCAATCCGGTCACCCAGATCCGCTGGACCTACGACTACATGAATCAGCGCTACGGCGGACCGGACGGCGCGTGGGCGTTCTGGCAGTCCCACGGCTGGTACTGA